The following is a genomic window from Chlamydiales bacterium.
CTCCTAGCATCTCTACGAGTTGAAAATGATTGCCATCTTGGTCAACAAATAGTTGCATCTTGACATGTCCTACAACTTCTTCAATGTCGTCTATAGCCTTTACACCCTTCTTGAGAGCGTCGGCTTTGGCTTTTTCAATATTTTCAACAGTAAATGTCAATACAGCATTCTCTCCTGGCTTTATCTTCTCTTTGCCGCCCCTCATCTGGGCAATTCCAAGCCTTGCACCACCCTCTGATCCTTGAAGTTCAGCCCAACCATACTCTTCATTAGAATTCATTAGCCTTAACCCAACATTTTCTGTATAGAAATGGATTGCTTTTTTTAAGTCCCGTACAACAATCCAAACAAGTCCCATCGATTTTGCATACATATTTTTTCTCCTTGAAAAAGTTCATTCAAGTTCATAGCACACAATAAAATAGTTCACATACTAAAATTTTAGACAAAAAATTCAATCTTTATAAAAACTTAATAAAAAATTGACAAACTACTGAAATTACAAGAAATGCAGGATTTGAACTTATGGTAGCAAGCATTGCGCTCAACTGCGCACATTTTAATTTAAGTAACCATGTAGAGGCTTACGCCTTAGACGGACAACAACATCTATACGTAAGCCAGCTAAGCGCCATGCGCGCAAGCACCCTCGATGCTCAATGGGTTTCAACTAATGAAAAATCTAACTCCTCGTTTGGCACAATTGGAAATATTATTTTAATTTTTAAGCTTACAGCTCCACTTATAAAAATAGGCTGTAATTACCTACAGCAAACATTAGAATTTACTGCGATTAACTTATCTTCCATTGTGCAGATATTAGAAAAAGGCATTAACAAAGTTCTTGACTATGCAGGTCCTATCCTCAACATTGCCTGCGCAGTTTCCTATGTAGCCATGATTACACTTGGCCATACCTTAATTGGCGCATTTGGCATTGCAGGGCTTGCATTGATTGCAATTAAGCGCTATGGATACATGCCAGGATACATAGAAACTATTTTAACTCCCGTTGAATACTTAAGCTTATTTTATACAGCTCTCACAAACCCACAAAACATTGTTTTTAAAGCTTTACATCTTATCAGTGTAACTCTTGGCTTCCTCAATTACATTACTACAAATGAATATCTAATCCCCTACTTACCAGATTTTCTTACAAATGGATCTCCAGGGGAACATATTATTTCCCCAGAAAGACATCTAGCATCTATTATAGATGCTAAAGATCTTGTTATGACAATTCTTGAAAAAACGTCAAATTTTGAATTAAACTACTCAGCATTACATGCAAAAGAAACAAATGCGTTTTTACCTGAAGATGTTCTTAAAGATCTTGAGCAAATTTCTTTCGAAACTCTTTTTACTCAAATTGAACAAGAATGTACTCAA
Proteins encoded in this region:
- a CDS encoding VOC family protein — protein: MYAKSMGLVWIVVRDLKKAIHFYTENVGLRLMNSNEEYGWAELQGSEGGARLGIAQMRGGKEKIKPGENAVLTFTVENIEKAKADALKKGVKAIDDIEEVVGHVKMQLFVDQDGNHFQLVEMLGDHEH